In Tenrec ecaudatus isolate mTenEca1 chromosome 4, mTenEca1.hap1, whole genome shotgun sequence, a single window of DNA contains:
- the CD5 gene encoding T-cell surface glycoprotein CD5 has protein sequence MKSQLSPLAAVHLLGLLEIPVRLSNSHSPCQGQLEVYPWDRWSSVCHLSWGKRWSSQENSPWQAQFCQKLGCGRPLKLDKFDDFSRPLNQILCHGDPGSFINCSIRMAGSCPPLSLICKEPLRSTPAPTRPPPTTTPEPTAPPRFQLSARQEGPHCAGEVEYYRGSQGGKVEDQDLTQELGDHICSALHCGSFLGRLQDRGQRPEPGPSLPLRWKLQHNVSCVTLEQCLQTRRPSGGGRALAILCSDFQPKVQSRLVEGHSPCEGVVEVRQGGQWNALCHNSTATVVRWDEVCQEQKCGSAVTHGKLEASKTASPGFSCPQEKLSQCHELQKSPRCKRVFVTCEYHHPAGLDAGTVASIILALMLLALLLVMCGPLVYKKLVKKFRQKKQRQWIGPTGVNQSMSFHRNHTATVRSRAENPATSHVDNEYSQPPRSSISAYPALEGALRASSAQPDNSSDSDYDLHGAQRL, from the exons AGATTCCAGTGAGGCTGAGCAACTCTCACTCCCCGTGCCAGGGCCAGCTGGAGGTCTACCCCTGGGACCGGTGGTCTTCCGTGTGTCACCTGAGCTGGGGCAAGAGGTGGAGCTCCCAGGAGAACTCTCCCTGGCAGGCCCAGTTCTGCCAGAAGCTGGGCTGCGGGAGGCCCTTGAAGCTCGATAAGTTCGATGATTTCAGCAGGCCCTTGAACCAGATCCTCTGCCATGGAGACCCGGGATCCTTCATCAACTGCAGTATCCGCATGGCAGGCTCATGCCCCCCTCTGAGCCTCATCTGCAAAG AGCCCCTGAGgagcacccctgcccccaccaggcCACCGCCCACCACCACTCCGGAGCCCACAG CGCCCCCCAGGTTTCAGCTGAGTGCCAGGCAAGAAGGCCCACACTGTGCCGGGGAGGTGGAGTACTACCGGGGCAGCCAGGGCGGCAAGGTCGAGGACCAGGACCTGACGCAGGAGCTGGGGGACCACATCTGCAGTGCCCTCCACTGTGGCTCCTTCCTGGGGCGTCTGCAGGACAGGGGGCAGCGCCCGGAGCCCGGGCCCTCGCTGCCTCTGCGGTGGAAGCTACAGCACAACGTCAGCTGTGTCACCCTGGAGCAGTGCCTCCAGACACGCCGGCCCTCGGGTGGGGGCCGGGCTCTCGCCATCCTCTGCTCAG ACTTCCAGCCCAAGGTGCAGAGCCGCCTGGTGGAGGGCCACAGCCCATGTGAAGGTGTGGTGGAGGTGCGCCAGGGAGGGCAGTGGAATGCCCTGTGCCACAACAGCACGGCCACGGTGGTGAGGTGGGACGAGGTATGCCAGGAGCAGAAATGTGGCAGCGCCGTCACCCATGGGAAGCTGGAGGCCAGCAAGACAGCCTCCCCAGGGTTCTCGTGTCCCCAGGAGAAGCTGTCCCAGTGCCATGAGCTTCAGAAGAGCCCCCGCTGCAAAAGGGTGTTTGTCACAT GTGAGTACCATCACCCTGCGGGCCTGGACGCCGGCACGGTGGCCAGCATCATCCTGGCCCTTATGCTCCTGGCTCTGCTCCTGGTCATGTGCGGTCCCCTTGTCTACAAGAAGCTGGTGAAGAAAT TCCGTCAAAAGAAGCAGCGGCAATGGATTGGCCCAACAGGGGTGAACCAGAGCA TGTCTTTCCATCGCAACCACACGGCTACTGTCCGGTCTCGGGCTGAGAACCCCGCAACCTCACACGTGGATAACGAATACAGCCAGCCCCCCAGGAGCTCCATCTCTGCTTACCCGG cACTGGAAGGGGCCCTGCGCGCATCTTCTGCCCAGCCTGACAATTCCTCCGACAGCGACTATGACCTGCACGGGGCTCAGCGTCTGTGA
- the VPS37C gene encoding vacuolar protein sorting-associated protein 37C, with protein sequence METLRDKTLEELEQMQDNPEVIARLALESLQVQDLQLEREMALATNRSLAEQNLEFQAPLEISRSNLLDKYQELRKLVERCQEQKAKLETFSSALQPGTLLDLLQVEGLKTEEESEAMAEKFLEGEVPLETFLESFFAMRVLSHLRRVRVEKLQEVVRKPRPTQDPIGDAPPPRPPPPPRPVPQATPPVAEEQPQPFALPSYSLPYSPMPAMPVGPTAQGALPPAPFPVVSQPPFSYSMPVGPGLPPAPPGARPVGSYSWSPQRGTPPRPGFPMAPAGSSVSGPGYPLARGRAPSPGYPQQQSPYLSTGGKPPYPTQAPLPSFPGHPQPPYPPGPAPPYGFPPPQGPWPGC encoded by the exons ATGGAGACGCTGAGAGATAAGACCCTGGAGGAGCTGGAGCAGATGCAGGACAACCCTGAGGTCATCGCACGGCTGGCCCTTGAGTCCCTCCAG GTCCAGGACCTCCAGTTGGAACGGGAGATGGCGCTGGCCACAAACCGGAGCCTGGCTGAGCAGAACCTGGAGTTCCAGGCACCCCTGGAGATCAGCCGCTCGAATCTCTTGGACAAGTACCAGGAACTCCGGAAGCTGGTGGAGCGGTGCCAGGAGCAGAAGGCCAAGCTGG AGACCTTTTCTTCGGCGCTGCAGCCGGGCACCTTGTTGGACCTCCTGCAGGTGGAGGGCCTGAAGACCGAGGAGGAGTCTGAG GCCATGGCGGAGAAGTTCCTGGAAGGCGAGGTGCCCTTGGAGACATTCCTGGAGAGCTTCTTCGCCATGAGGGTGCTGTCCCACTTGCGCCGAGTCCGCGTGGAGAAGCTCCAGGAGGTGGTACGGAAGCCCAGGCCCACCCAGGATCCCATTGGAGATGCCCCGCCACCCCGGCCGCCACCTCCACCGCGCCCAGTCCCCCAGGCCACACCCCCGGTAGCTGAGGagcagccccagccctttgccctGCCTTCCTACTCCCTGCCCTACAGCCCAATGCCTGCCATGCCTGTGGGCCCTACGGCCCAAGGTGCACTGCCACCAGCCCCCTTCCCGGTGGTCTCTCAACCCCCCTTCTCCTACAGCATGCCTGTGGGCCCCGGGCTCCCACCTGCCCCGCCAGGAGCCAGGCCTGTTGGGAGCTACTCCTGGTCCCCACAGAGGGGCACACCGCCACGGCCGGGCTTTCCCATGGCCCCAGCTGGCAGCTCTGTCTCTGGCCCAGGGTACCCCTTGGCTAGAGGCCGGGCCCCCAGTCCTGGTTATCCTCAGCAGCAATCCCCCTACCTGTCCACAGGAGGAAAGCCTCCATACCCCACTCAGGCACCGCTTCCCAGCTTCCCCGGACACCCTCAGCCCCCCTATCCTCCGGGGCCTGCCCCGCCGTACGGGTTCCCGCCTCCTCAGGGGCCCTGGCCTGGCTGTTAG